A genomic stretch from Sinorhizobium terangae includes:
- the fabF gene encoding beta-ketoacyl-ACP synthase II codes for MRRVVITGTGMVSPLGCGTEVSWSRLIAGQNAARKVTEFEVEDLPAKIACRIPFGDGSDGTFNADDWMEPKEQRKVDPFIVYAMAAADMALADAGWKPESDEDQIATGVLIGSGIGGLEGIVDAGYTLRDKGPRRISPFFIPGRLINLASGQVSIRHKLRGPNHSVVTACSTGAHAIGDASRLIALGDADVMVAGGTESPICRISLAGFAACKALSTQHNDNPEKASRPYDADRDGFVMGEGAGVVILEELEHAKARGAKIYAEIVGYGLSGDAFHITAPSEDGDGAYRCMQMALKRAGLMAADIDYINAHGTSTMADTIELGAVERLVGNSASKISMSSTKSAIGHLLGAAGAIEAIFSALAIRDNIAPPTLNLDNPSVETKIDLVPHVARKREINVALSNSFGFGGTNASLVLRRYNGN; via the coding sequence ATGAGACGTGTCGTTATCACCGGTACCGGCATGGTATCTCCTTTGGGTTGCGGAACCGAAGTCAGCTGGTCGCGTCTTATCGCGGGCCAGAACGCTGCGCGCAAGGTCACCGAATTCGAGGTTGAGGATCTTCCTGCCAAGATCGCCTGCCGTATTCCTTTCGGTGACGGCTCCGACGGCACCTTCAATGCCGACGACTGGATGGAGCCGAAGGAGCAGCGCAAGGTCGACCCCTTCATCGTTTACGCGATGGCGGCCGCCGACATGGCGCTGGCCGACGCCGGCTGGAAACCGGAAAGCGATGAAGACCAGATCGCGACCGGCGTGCTGATCGGCTCCGGCATCGGTGGCCTCGAGGGCATCGTCGATGCGGGGTATACGCTGCGCGACAAGGGCCCGCGCCGTATCTCCCCGTTCTTCATTCCCGGCCGTCTGATCAATCTCGCTTCGGGTCAGGTCTCCATTCGCCACAAGCTGCGTGGCCCAAACCATTCGGTCGTGACGGCCTGCTCGACGGGCGCGCACGCGATCGGCGACGCGAGCCGGCTGATCGCGCTCGGCGATGCCGACGTGATGGTGGCGGGCGGCACGGAATCGCCGATCTGCCGCATCTCGCTCGCAGGTTTTGCCGCCTGCAAGGCGCTTTCGACCCAGCATAACGATAACCCGGAAAAGGCATCGCGCCCCTATGACGCCGATCGCGACGGTTTCGTCATGGGTGAGGGCGCAGGCGTAGTCATCCTCGAAGAACTGGAGCATGCGAAGGCACGCGGCGCCAAGATCTATGCCGAAATCGTCGGCTACGGTCTGTCGGGCGACGCCTTCCACATCACTGCTCCGTCCGAGGACGGTGACGGCGCCTATCGTTGCATGCAAATGGCATTGAAGCGTGCCGGCCTGATGGCCGCCGACATCGACTACATCAATGCACACGGTACCTCGACGATGGCTGATACGATCGAGCTCGGCGCGGTCGAGCGGCTGGTCGGCAACAGCGCGTCCAAGATATCCATGTCCTCGACCAAGTCGGCAATCGGGCACCTGCTTGGCGCCGCCGGCGCGATCGAGGCGATCTTCTCGGCGCTCGCGATTCGCGACAATATCGCTCCGCCGACCCTCAACCTCGACAATCCCTCCGTCGAGACGAAGATCGATCTGGTGCCGCATGTTGCGCGCAAGCGGGAGATCAACGTCGCGCTGTCGAACTCCTTTGGATTCGGCGGCACGAATGCCTCACTGGTGCTGCGCCGTTATAACGGCAACTAA
- the fabD gene encoding ACP S-malonyltransferase, with the protein MSIAFTFPGQGSQAVGMGKDLADAFPEAAAVFAEVDEALGEKLSDVMWNGPEETLTLTANAQPALMAVSMAVIRVLEARGLDLKNKVSFVAGHSLGEYSALCAAGTFSLADTARLLRIRGNAMQAAVPVGKGAMAAIIGLEHADVDAVCREASALGSCQIANDNGGGQLVISGEKQAVEKAAALASEKGAKRALMLPVSAPFHSSLMAPAADAMRDALAKVEKRDPSVPLVANVLAAPVSDAGEIARLLVEQVTGQVRWRETVEWFAANNVTTLYEIGSGKVLTGLARRIDKTVNGIAVNTPADIDTALAALLA; encoded by the coding sequence ATGAGCATTGCATTCACGTTCCCCGGGCAGGGCAGCCAGGCTGTCGGCATGGGCAAGGATCTGGCGGACGCCTTTCCGGAGGCGGCAGCCGTCTTCGCCGAGGTCGATGAAGCGCTTGGCGAAAAGCTGTCGGACGTCATGTGGAACGGACCGGAGGAAACGCTGACGCTGACGGCAAACGCGCAGCCGGCGCTGATGGCCGTCTCCATGGCCGTGATCCGCGTGCTTGAAGCCAGGGGCCTGGATCTCAAGAACAAAGTCTCTTTCGTCGCCGGCCATTCGCTCGGCGAATATTCCGCGCTTTGCGCTGCCGGAACTTTCTCGCTTGCAGACACGGCACGGCTCCTGCGCATTCGCGGCAATGCGATGCAGGCGGCCGTCCCTGTCGGCAAAGGCGCGATGGCTGCCATCATCGGCCTGGAACATGCGGACGTCGACGCGGTTTGCCGCGAAGCGTCAGCGCTCGGCTCCTGCCAGATCGCCAACGACAACGGCGGTGGACAGCTGGTGATCTCGGGCGAGAAGCAGGCGGTGGAGAAGGCAGCGGCGCTTGCCTCCGAAAAGGGCGCCAAACGCGCGCTGATGCTGCCGGTCTCCGCACCTTTCCACTCCTCGCTGATGGCGCCCGCCGCTGACGCGATGCGTGATGCACTTGCCAAGGTCGAGAAGCGCGATCCTTCCGTTCCGCTTGTGGCGAATGTTCTGGCTGCTCCCGTGAGTGATGCCGGCGAGATCGCCCGGTTGCTCGTCGAGCAAGTGACCGGCCAGGTACGCTGGCGCGAGACGGTCGAATGGTTCGCGGCCAACAATGTCACGACGCTTTATGAAATCGGCTCGGGCAAGGTGCTGACGGGACTTGCCCGGCGGATCGACAAGACTGTCAACGGCATCGCCGTCAATACGCCCGCCGATATTGACACGGCGCTCGCTGCCCTTCTGGCCTGA
- the fabG gene encoding 3-oxoacyl-[acyl-carrier-protein] reductase, whose amino-acid sequence MFDLSGRKALVTGASGGIGEEIARILHAQGAIVGVHGTRVEKLEALANTLGERVQIFPANLSDRAEVKALGEKAEAELGGVDILVNNAGITKDGLFVRMSDEDWDSVIEVNLTAVFRLTRELTHPMMRRRFGRIINITSVVGVTGNLGQANYCASKAGMIGFSKSLAQEIATRNVTVNCVAPGFIESAMTGKLNDKQKESIMGAIPMRRMGSGAEVASAVAYLASNEAGYVTGQTIHVNGGMAMI is encoded by the coding sequence ATGTTTGATCTTTCCGGCCGCAAGGCTCTCGTCACCGGCGCGTCCGGCGGCATCGGCGAGGAAATCGCCCGCATCCTGCACGCACAGGGTGCCATCGTCGGTGTGCACGGCACGCGTGTCGAGAAGCTTGAGGCGCTCGCCAACACACTTGGCGAGCGTGTTCAGATCTTCCCCGCCAACCTTTCCGATCGCGCCGAAGTCAAGGCGCTTGGCGAGAAGGCGGAGGCTGAACTCGGCGGCGTCGATATCCTCGTCAACAATGCAGGCATCACCAAGGACGGACTCTTCGTCCGCATGAGCGATGAAGATTGGGACAGCGTCATCGAGGTCAACCTCACGGCGGTGTTCCGCCTGACCCGTGAGCTCACTCACCCGATGATGCGTCGCCGCTTCGGCCGCATCATCAACATCACCTCCGTCGTCGGCGTCACCGGGAACCTCGGGCAGGCCAACTATTGTGCCTCGAAGGCTGGCATGATCGGCTTCTCCAAGTCGCTCGCGCAGGAAATCGCCACCCGTAACGTTACCGTCAACTGCGTCGCTCCGGGCTTCATCGAAAGCGCGATGACCGGTAAGCTTAACGACAAGCAGAAGGAGAGTATCATGGGTGCGATCCCGATGCGGCGCATGGGCTCGGGTGCCGAGGTCGCATCCGCCGTTGCCTATCTTGCTTCGAACGAAGCAGGTTACGTCACCGGCCAGACCATTCACGTCAATGGCGGCATGGCGATGATCTGA
- a CDS encoding acyl carrier protein codes for MSDIAERVKKIVIDHLGVDAEKVSEGASFIDDLGADSLDTVELVMAFEEEFGVEIPDDAADSILTVGDAVKFIEKAQA; via the coding sequence ATGAGCGATATCGCAGAACGCGTGAAGAAAATTGTTATTGATCATCTTGGCGTCGACGCCGAAAAGGTCAGCGAAGGCGCAAGCTTCATCGATGACCTCGGCGCGGACTCGCTCGACACCGTCGAACTGGTCATGGCATTCGAAGAAGAATTCGGAGTCGAGATCCCGGACGACGCGGCAGATTCGATCCTGACCGTCGGCGATGCCGTCAAGTTCATCGAGAAGGCTCAGGCCTGA
- the rpsF gene encoding 30S ribosomal protein S6, which yields MALYEHVFLARQDITPQQVDALVEQYKGVIEANGGKVGRVENWGLKSLTYRIKKNRKAHYVLMDIDAPAPAVHEVERQMRINEDVLRYMTIAVEKHEEGPSAMMQKRDRDDRPRGEGRGPREGGFDRGPRPDRGDREDRPRRPREDRA from the coding sequence ATGGCTCTTTATGAACACGTATTCCTTGCCCGGCAGGATATCACGCCGCAGCAGGTCGATGCCCTCGTCGAGCAGTACAAGGGCGTCATCGAAGCGAACGGCGGCAAGGTCGGTCGCGTCGAGAACTGGGGCCTGAAGTCCCTCACCTACCGCATCAAGAAGAACCGCAAGGCTCATTACGTCCTGATGGACATCGATGCTCCGGCACCGGCCGTCCACGAAGTCGAGCGCCAGATGCGCATCAACGAAGACGTCCTGCGCTACATGACGATCGCCGTCGAAAAGCACGAGGAAGGCCCGTCCGCGATGATGCAGAAGCGCGATCGCGACGATCGTCCCCGCGGCGAAGGCCGTGGCCCGCGCGAAGGCGGTTTCGACCGTGGCCCGCGTCCGGACCGTGGCGACCGTGAAGACCGTCCGCGCCGTCCGCGTGAAGACCGCGCGTAA
- a CDS encoding four-helix bundle copper-binding protein — protein MAHVDPRMQACIDNCLDCYSVCLSTAMNHCLQAGGEHTEPAHFRLMAACAEISRTAAHFMLIGSPHHPHLCRECAEISTECAKDCERIGDMTECADACWRCAESCRQMAA, from the coding sequence ATGGCCCATGTTGATCCAAGAATGCAAGCCTGCATCGACAATTGCCTGGACTGTTATTCCGTCTGCTTGTCGACCGCGATGAACCATTGCCTCCAGGCAGGCGGCGAGCATACCGAACCGGCGCATTTCAGGCTGATGGCAGCCTGCGCCGAGATCTCCCGGACCGCGGCGCATTTCATGTTGATCGGAAGCCCTCACCACCCGCATCTGTGCCGGGAATGCGCGGAGATCTCCACCGAATGCGCCAAGGATTGCGAGCGCATCGGTGACATGACCGAATGCGCCGACGCCTGCTGGCGCTGCGCCGAGAGCTGCCGCCAGATGGCTGCTTAG
- the rpsR gene encoding 30S ribosomal protein S18 gives MAEVSSAPVRRPFHRRRKTCPFSGANAPRIDYKDIRLLQRYISERGKIVPSRITAVSQKKQRELAQAIKRARFLGLLPYVVS, from the coding sequence ATGGCTGAAGTTTCTTCCGCTCCGGTACGCCGTCCGTTCCACCGTCGCCGCAAGACCTGCCCCTTCTCGGGCGCAAACGCTCCGCGGATCGACTACAAGGACATCCGTCTCCTGCAGCGCTACATTTCCGAGCGCGGCAAGATCGTTCCGTCCCGCATCACGGCGGTTTCCCAGAAGAAGCAGCGCGAACTCGCCCAGGCGATCAAGCGTGCACGTTTCCTCGGCCTGCTGCCCTACGTCGTATCGTAA
- a CDS encoding aldo/keto reductase translates to MRYNTLGRTGIKISEICLGTMTWGSQNTQTEAHAQLNYAFDRGVNFIDTAELYPTTPLSAETYGNTERIIGNWLAARGRRDDVVLATKVAGPGRPYIRDGGPMTPEAIEEALNASLKRLKTDYVDLYQLHWPNRGHYHFRNAWSYDPSKQDKEHVATDLKAILDKLGELAKAGKLRAIGLSNDTAWGTMKMLDLSDKYGLPRIATIQNEYNLLYRAYDLDLAELSHHEDVGLLAYSPLAAGLLTGKYLGGGKPAGSRLSINGDLGGRFTPHQEPAVAAYAALAREHGLDPAQMAIAFYLTRPFMASVIIGATSMEQLKTDIGGAGITLSQDVMNGIRRLHRLYPAPI, encoded by the coding sequence ATGCGCTACAACACGCTGGGCCGCACAGGCATCAAGATTTCCGAGATCTGCCTCGGCACAATGACCTGGGGCTCACAGAATACGCAGACCGAAGCTCATGCGCAGCTGAATTACGCCTTCGACCGTGGCGTCAATTTCATCGATACGGCCGAACTCTACCCGACCACGCCGCTTTCGGCCGAAACCTATGGCAACACCGAACGCATCATCGGGAACTGGCTGGCGGCGCGCGGCCGGCGCGACGATGTGGTGCTCGCGACCAAGGTGGCCGGCCCCGGCCGTCCTTATATCCGCGACGGCGGACCAATGACGCCGGAAGCAATCGAGGAGGCCCTGAATGCCAGCCTCAAGCGGCTGAAGACGGACTATGTCGACCTCTATCAGCTTCATTGGCCGAATCGCGGCCATTATCACTTCCGCAATGCCTGGTCCTACGACCCGTCGAAGCAGGACAAGGAGCATGTCGCCACCGACCTGAAGGCGATACTCGACAAGCTTGGCGAACTCGCGAAGGCCGGCAAGCTTCGCGCCATCGGGCTTTCGAACGACACCGCCTGGGGCACCATGAAGATGCTCGATCTCTCCGACAAATATGGCCTGCCGCGCATTGCGACGATCCAGAACGAATACAATCTGCTCTATCGGGCCTACGACCTCGATCTGGCGGAGCTGTCGCATCACGAGGATGTCGGCCTGCTTGCCTATTCGCCGCTTGCGGCCGGTCTCCTCACCGGCAAATATCTGGGGGGCGGGAAGCCCGCGGGATCGCGCCTGTCGATCAACGGCGATCTCGGCGGGCGCTTCACGCCGCACCAGGAGCCCGCCGTCGCCGCCTATGCGGCGCTCGCCCGCGAGCATGGCCTCGACCCGGCGCAGATGGCGATTGCCTTCTATTTGACGCGCCCATTCATGGCTTCGGTCATCATCGGCGCGACGTCGATGGAACAATTGAAGACCGACATCGGCGGCGCCGGCATCACGCTCTCGCAAGATGTGATGAACGGCATCCGGCGCCTTCATCGGCTCTATCCGGCGCCGATCTGA